In Nostoc sphaeroides, the genomic window CAGAAATTAAGTCTAAGCTAAATTCGGGAATCTCGACTTGGTGGATTAGTTCCACAGCTGCGAAAATATCTTCAACTGAGTGCGATCGCCCCGCCCTCTGCAATAATTCTCCTTGAAAGGCTTGTACACCTAAACTTACGCGGTTCACGCCGACATGGCGATAGCCTGCTATATGGGCTAAATCAAAGGTGGCTGGGTCAATTTCCATAGAAATTTCTGCCCCAGAGGCAATACCAAAATGCTTCTCTAGCTCTGTTACTATCCGTCGTAACTGCTCTATTGATAGCAGTGAAGGAGTACCACCACCGAAGAAAATTGTCTTCAGAGGTTGACTAAATGCTGGTGTAATGGCAATTTCTTGACATAGCACCTCAACATATTGGGAGATAGTACCAGATGTTTCGCCCCGCAAGCGATCGCCCACAACAGACACCGGGAAATCACAATAAAAACACCGCCGTCTGCAAAAAGGAATATGCACATACGCAGAACTGGCAATTTCAGAAACACTAAATTTTTGACTCATTTTGAGAAAAGATGAAGTTAAGCCAACTGCGAATTAGAGGCAATGAAAATGAGGTAAGAATTCAGTCCTTCTGGAGTCAGGAGCCAGAATAACTGTAAAATCAAGCGTGAAATAACTTCTTGATTTTATTAAAATTATCAAGTTTGGGTATCAAAGTCTTCTTAATTCTGACTTCTGGATTCTGGATTCTGGATTCTAAATTCTTGCAAAATAAGTAGTTTCTTTACAAGTTTTTGTCGTTTTACAACGAAACAATGAAAAATATGAAGATAAAAGCCTTTGGTTATAATAATTGCAGATATTGTCCTACTAAACCCTTAGTGTAAGTCAATATTGATGAGTTTATCTTACCGATGAAATAAAAAATACTTAACTTTATCGGTTACCACAGTTGCAGGAAAACAAGACAACCATGCTTGACGCCATTATTATTTTTTCATTTATCCTAGCAGCGTCGGGAATAGGGTTCTACAGCATTGAACTGCTACCCAATGGCACGCTAGATCAGGTAACAAATCTTGAAGCTTTACGATTAGTTGTTGCCGTCTTTGCCGCTATTATTGGTGGTGCGATCGGGCTGAGTTTCCAGACGACATATCGTCGCCTAGAATCACAAATCAAAGAAATGCCTCTGGAAGTGATCTTAACTCGTGCGATCGGCTTAGTGATTGGGCTATTACTAGCTAACCTGATGCTAGCCCCACTATTTTTGCTACCCATCCCGGCGGACTTTGGATTTATTAAGCCACTAGTGGCAGTTGTCGGCAGTATTATCCTCTCCGTGACTGGCATGAATTTGGCAGACACCCACGGGCGAGGTTTATTGCGGTTCATTAATCCCAACACCGTCGAATCAATGGTAGTGGAAGGAACATTAAAACCAGCCAATACGAAAGTTTTAGATACTAGCTGCATTATTGATGGTCGCATTGAAGCGTTACTAGAAACAGGGTTTTTAGAAGGGCAAATTCTTGTACCGCAGTTTGTCTTGCAAGAACTCCAACAAGTAGCCGATGCTAGCAAAGACCAAAAGCGGGTGCGGGGAAGACGAGGACTAGAAATTCTCAACCGCATTAAAGAAGAATATCCCGATCGCATCGTGATTAATACAATTGACTACGAAGATATTCCCACAGTAGATGCCAAGTTGGTGCGCTTTGCCCAAGAAATTAGCGGTACATTGCTAACCAACGACTACAACTTGTCTAAAGTCGCCAGTGTTCAGAAAGTACCTGTTTTAAATGTAAATGATTTAGTGAACGCTGTCCGTCCCAGTTATTTACCTGGCGACAACCTTGATTTGAAAATTCTCAAGGAAGGCAAAGAACCCAGTCAAGGTATTGGCTACCTAGATGACGGCACAATGGTAGTCGTTGAAGAAGGTAGCAATTATGTGGGTGGTGAACTGCGAGTAGTAGTCACCAGTGCTTTACAAACCACCGCAGGAAGAATGATTTTTGCCAAACCCCAAGCTTCAGCATTAGCGTGAAACAATGGGATGTTTAATTCGAGTCCACTTACTAATCGGTGCAGGTTGACTGCACCGATTATTTATTGTCTAATACTAAACCAGCTAAAATCGCCGTGGAAGCAGCAATATTACTTTGATTTCTTGATTCTGTCATACTATTAATTTCTCGTGCAACTTGGTTAAGCACGGCTTCTGGATCAATTGTACTACTCAAAACTGCAAAGGGTAACAGTCCAGGCGTTCTCAGAAATACTTCAGTTGGTTGTTCCCAAAGTCTGATAACTGAAAATTCATGGCGTGTCCCAGCAATTGTAAATGTATTTTGTTGCACCAACTCTGAATTTGTCTGCTTAAGATAAATTACAACTTGATGCATTGCTTTGTCTGGAAAGCGGCGATATACTCGCAACCGATAGTCAATCATCCGAAAAGGAATTTCAGGATCAGCTTGGGTTTGAAATTCCAAATGTAAGATGTTTTGCTCCGACTGTAGCAGAATTAGGGCATCAGCACGAATGGGTTCGAGAGATAATTCTTTTGGACTTAGTTCGGTTAAAGTAATAGGTTCACCTAATAACCAAGTGGCGAAATCGCTGGAGAAATTTTCAGCTAAAAATTTACAGATATTGTCAAAAATTTTAGAATTTTACCAAATAGCTCACTCATTTGCTATTTATCCAAAATTCTTTAATCCAAATATTTAAGTATTCAAGTACAGATATTTATGGTTGATGGTTAAGCCATCAGTAATTTTTGGTTATGTTTTGGTAGTAGCAGATTTTATCTAGTTGAAATAATCTGGATTTCCGTTACTCGGTGCATTGGTTTGGTTGGCTTTTCAGTAGTGATCAGTTGATCAGCTTTAATTTGCAAAGCAATTGATCTAGTTGCCACCGAGCAAGGAAGTTGCGAGGTCGTGGCTTAATCTCCCCCAATTGCTCCCCGCAGGCATCACCAAGCAGCATTAGTTTATGAAAAGCCTCGTTAATCAGCAACGCTGTATTTTTACTATTCCTGTAAAACGGTCTTTGATACAATCCTAGTTTTCTTGAGGTCTGCTTCCGAAAGTTCTTCTCCAGCTTGCAGGCGAGTCGCTGAGGCTTGCAACACTGTCGCTGCACCTTTATCTCCAATTTGTAAAGCGGTTTTAGCTGCTGTTTGTAGCATCGTGGCTGCACCAGTGCGATCGCCTTGTTGCAATTTAGCCTCGGCTAACTGGGTTTGGTGATACTTGGCTTTACTTGAGGTCAGGAATTACCTGAATCAGTCCAGTCTGGAAGGCTTTGTCGTAGGTGATGACAAGTAAACTTTCGAGTTCAGCCTGAGCCATGATCATGCGATCAAAGGGATCTCGGTGGGCGATCGCTAGGCTTCCTGCTCTGAGCGCATGGGCTGTGGTGATGGCAAGTTCGATAAATTTAGCCTGATGCAATATCTGTGAATATTGCTCAACAAGTTGTTTGGCTTCGGGTAGTTTACCCATACGGTATTTGGTGGCAATTTCCCAAGCAGAAGCACTGCTGACAATAATCCGATGATCTGGGTTGCGAATGATGTCTCGGCAGTCAGTGTGGAGTTTTGGATCATCAAAGAGCCACCACAGCAGGATATGGGTGTCGATAAGGTAGCTTATTCCCATTGCTGGAGTTCTTCTTCTGGCAGTGGTTCAAAGAAAGCATCGCCGAGTTGTCCTTTTAATAAACCAGGGGTGCGCGGTTCGACTTCGCTCACCGCAAGGGGTTGTGTACGTTCTTGACTTAAACCTAGTCGAAAGTAGTGAATTAGGTCATAAAGTTCTGCTAGTTTGTCTTCAGGGATGTCTTGCAATTCTTGGACAATCTTCTGGATAAGCATAAGTCAAACTCTTCGCTAGTTGTTAATCAATAAGTTAACGTGAATTCGACGGCTTATATAGTGTCCGCTTAATTAGCTCAATCAAAAAGACCTCTAAGAGATTTTACTACGCAAAATCTTCCCTCTCCGACGGGTGAGAGGGACAGCCTTGAACTTTAGTTCAAGGCTGGGAGAGGTTTATCGAACTCACGTTAAATTAGGAATATGCTATTACTTTGTTGCTCAATTGAGGAATAAAATATTTTTTCTCGCTTTGCGCCAAAGCGCGAAACTCTCATCCCGTTAATCAGCAAGGCTGAATTTTTACTATTCCTGTAAAACAGTCTTTGACACAATCCTAGTTTTCTTGAGTTCTGCTTCAGAAAGTTCTTCTCCAGCTTGCAAACGAGTGGCGGAAGTTTGCAACACTGTCGCTGCCCCTTTATCTCCGATTTGTAAAGCGGTTTTAGCAGCTGTTTGTAGCATCGTGGCTGCACCAGTGCGATCGCCTTGTTGCAATTTCGCCTCGGCTAACTGGGTCTGACGATACTTCGCTAATGCTAAAATAGACTGTTGCACCTGGGGATTAGATGTCGGTTGATATGCCCGCACTACATCTGCATATACTGGCATGAGGGACGAAAGTAAGCCTTGTTCGTTAACCAACGGGTCATCATAACGGATTTGCAAATGAGCGATCGCTTGCTTACCTTCTGGCAATTGTCCTAGATAAATGTTTGCCAAAACTACCCTTTCTACATCCTGCATCAAATCTCCCAAACGCACAGCAAAGCTACCATCAGCTTCCGGTTCCACTGGTAACTCGATTGTGTCTGGCGCAACTTGGGCAATGGGTTTCAATTCTGCTAATCGCACATTAGGCACTAAAGATAACAGCAGGTAGGCATTAGTTAACCCAATCGACTGAATCCGTCCAAACAGTCGGCTAAATTGCTCCACAGCTTGTTCAGGGCGTTCAATATAAGCTAAAGTCCCACCACCGACATCAGCAATTTTTTCCAGCAAATCCTGATTCCAGCTATTGCCAAATCCGAAAGTGTTGATAGTTAGGTTCAGCTTGGCAGCCTTTTGCGCGAGTTGAAGACAGCGTTTGTTGTCATCTCGCCCGATATCCCACTTCAAAATCCGCAAACCGCTTTCACCATGCCCATCCGTCAGCAGAAACGCCTGGGAAACAGCGCCTCTTGTCCCCTTCATCAATTCTGTAATTCCCAGTTCCAAACCATCAGCGATCGCAGTGCCGCCGCTAGCAGTCAGTTTGCTTTTTATTTGAGATTTGATGCTTTCGGGGTCTTCAATCGCTTGGTTGGGGATAATGACTGACGCAGAACCAGAAAAAGCCACAACTGAGATGCGATCGCCTACTTTCAACCGATTTATTAATCCTTCCACTGCCTGGATCACCGTTTTAATTGGTTGTCCATGCATGGAACCACTTTTATCCAAAATCAGGCAGAGATTAAGGGGGAGATTTTGATCGGACTCACCAGCGATGCCTTCGGCGGGCTGCGCCAACGCCGAAATTGTAATTGCTAATTGACGTTGGCTATTTGTTTGAGCGACATCAACATTATTGTCATTTAACGCCGAGAGCAATTTAACTTTCATCTAAACCTGAGTTTACTGGGGAGGGGTATCTTGCAAAACTGTTTTGGAGACAATTCTGGTTTTCTTGCGATCGCTTTCAGATAAATCTCCACCAGATTGTAGCTGGGTGGCAGAAGTTTGCAACACCGTCGCCGCCCCAGTATCTCCCATTTGCAAGGCAGTTTTCGCAGCCGTTTGTAACATTGTCGCCGCACCAGAGCGATCGCCCTGTTGTAATTTCGTTTCGGCTAGCTGGGTTTGGCGATACTTAGCTAATGCTAAAATAGAATGTTGCACCTGGGGATTTGGGTCTGCTTGGTAATTTTTGAGTACATGGGCGTAAACTGGGATATTTGGTGTAACTAAACCTACCTTATTGGCGGCTGGGTCATCGTAGCGGACTTGCACATTAGCGATCGCTTGTTCACCTGTTGGCAATTGTCCCAAATAAATATTAGCTAAGATTACCCGTTCTGCATCTTTCATTAAATCTCCCAACCGCACAGCGAAACGTCCATCAGCTTCTTGTTGCAGTGGTAACTCAATTGTGTCTGGGGAAACTTGCGCCACAGGTTTAAGTTCTGCTAACCGGACATTGGGCATCAAGGAGAATAACAGATAAGCATTAGTCAATCCCACTGTTTGAATACGGCTGAACAGGCGATTAAACTCTTCGGCTGCCTGTTCGGGTTTTTGAATATAAGATAAAGTACCTAAGCCAGCATCAGCAATTTTTTCTAAAACATCTTGGTTCCAATTGTCACCAAATCCCAAAGTGTTTAAAGTCAAATTATAGCTAGCAGCCAATTGAGCGAATTTTAAACAGCGATTATTATCACCATGTTCATTTTCACCGTCGGTTAATAAAAAAGCTTGGGAAACAGTATCTTTTTTGCCCTTCGCCAACTCCTCAATCCCCAAGCGCAATCCTTCATCAATCGCAGTTCCACCATCGGCGGCTAGGCGATTAATTTGCTGTTTAATTTTCTCTGGATCTTCGACACTTTGACTGGGTACTAAGACTTTGGCACGGTGATCAAAAACTACAACACTGAGGCGATCGCCAGGATTGAGTCTATCCACCAGACGATTCGCGGCTTTTTTGACCGTTTCTAGCGATCGCCCACTCATCGAACCACTATGATCGAGAATTAAGCATAAATTCAGGGGTACATCGCGGTCTAGATTTTCTGCGATCGCTGAAATCGAAATTCCCAACTGACGTTGACTATTCAGTTGATTCGCGTCCAAATTACCATCATTCAAGGCAGGCTGCAAATTAACCTTCATAACTCAAAGTCCCTATTCAGGATATACATATTAAAAAATAACTTCAAAGCAACACTTTAACTCTACGGAAAACCTATCCAACACAAATACACTAATATAATCAGAATATCTTAGAAGCCAAGCATTGGCAGATGCGAAGCCACCTTCAGCATTAGGGAGAAATCCGCACCTTGAGTCAGGCTGGCATCGCGCTAGGATGTATTACAGTTAACGGCATAGTTTCAGGCGATCAGTTGCTATGGACATTTCCCCAATTAAGGCTGTTCAAGCCCCATATTACGGCGATAACTTTTACCGGACACCACCGCCAGATTTACCTTCCCTCTTATTGAAGGAGCGAATTGTCTATATTGGGATGCCTCTGGTGCCTGCTGTCACGGAATTAATCGTGGCCGAATTGCTATTTTTGCAATCCGACGACCCCGAAAAACCGATTAAAATCTATATCAATTCCACCGGCACTTCCGGTTACAGTGGCGAACCCATTGGCTTTGAAACCGAAGCCTTCGCCATCTTTGACACCATGAAATATATCAAACCTCCTATCCACACCATTTGCGTCGGTTCCGCGATGGGAATGGCAGCGATGCTACTCAGTGCTGGTACAAAAGGTTGCCGTGCTAGTTTGCCTCACTCCTCGATTATCCTGCATCAGCCCAAGAGCTACGCCCAAGGTCAAGCAACGGATATTCAAATTCGCGCCAGGGAAGTTTTGGTAAATAAAGGGGCGTTAGTTGATATCTTACATCGCACCACTGGACAACCCCCAGAAAAAATTACCAAAGACATGGATCGGCTGTTATATTTAACACCCTACGAAGCTAAGGAATACGGGCTTATTGACCGAGTTTTTGAGAAAGAAGAACTCGCCAATCCCCCACTCCCTGCCAGTGTCCTTTAATTTGTCCTTTGTCCTTTGTCCTTTGTCATTCGTCCTTTGTTAATAACCAAAAATTATTAATGACTAATGACCAATGACTAATGACCAATGACCAATGACCAATGACCAATGACTAATTAAAAACGGAGTAAATTATGCCTATAGGCGTTCCTAAAGTTCCTTACCGGATGCCCGGTGGACAATATACAGATTGGATTAGCATCTACGATCGCCTTTACCGGGAACGGATTATCTTCTTGGGGCGAGATATTGATGATGAAATTGCCAATCAAATTATCGCTGTAATGCTGTATCTGGACTCAGACGATCCAGGTAAAGATATTTATATATACATCAATTCCCCCGGTGGGATGGTTACATCTGGCATGGCTATTTTTGATACCATGCAACATATCAAATCAGATGTAGTGACTATTTGCGTCGGTTTAGCGGCTTCAATGGGGTCTTTCCTGCTGGCTGCTGGCACCAAAGGCAAACGCCTAGCATTGCCTCACTCACGGATTATGATTCACCAGCCTTCAGGTGGCACCCGTGGACAAGCAAGCGATATCGAAATTGAAGCTAGAGAGATTCTGCGGATTCGTCACCAGCTCAATGGCATTTATGCCGATAAAACCGGTCAGACTATAGAAAAGATTGAAAAAGATATGGATCGCGACTTTTTCATGTCTGCCGAAGAAGCAAAACAATACGGTTTAATTGACCGTGTGATTGAAGACCGAACCTCGATAGTAACAGGCGAGTAGGAAGGCAGGGGGCAGGGAGCAGGGAGCAGGGAGCAGGGGGAGAGTAAAAACTCCTAACTCCTAACTCCCCACTCCCTCCCCTAAACGAAATGTCAACATTGAACTTAAAAATAGCAACTTAGCCCTTATTATTAATAGTTTAGGCGTGAAGCAGATAGCTGATAGCCTTTTGCTGGATATTCGATAGCTCATAGCTCAAGATGGATCTTGGAGATTGTTACCGTTTACTAGGTTTGAGATCAGGAGCTTCTTTTGCTGACATCAAAGCGTCTTACCGACGATTGGCGCAGCAATATCACCCCGATATCAACCCAGATGACAACAAAGCCAAAGATAAGTTTATTGCGTTGACAGAGGCGTACAAACTCCTGCTGACTGTGGTACTGCCAGAGGAAAGTGTGGCACATTCAACTCAGGTGTCAACATCTGGTGGGCGTGATGACGCTAAGGCAACGCATAGGCAGAAAACGCCGACAACAACGGTGACAAGCCAAGAACCAGGGAAACCAAAGCCGCCTAATGTGTTGGAAATAGAAGAACGGCTGAAGTGGAAGACTTACGATCAATTGCAGCGATTTTTGCAAGAAAGACGATTTCCGCAAGCGATCGCCCTAGCGGAAGCTTTAGCAGATCGTTTGTCAACAGATGCAGAAGTTCGCCAATGGCTAGCGATCGCTTATCAAATTTGGGGACGGGCGCTAATTTCGCAAAACCAGTTGCTCAAAGCCAGAATTTATCTCAAAAAAGCTCTGAAGACAGACCCCCATAATAAAAGTCTCTGGTATGAAGTGCAGCGCGATTTTCAACGATTAGAACAAATTTTTTAAATATTGACAATATCTAGCTTCCCTCTCCAATATATCGGAGAGGGATTGAGGGTGAGGTAAGCCAGGGACATAAATTGTATGTTATTTAATTCTTATTCCTAAGACGGGAGGCGGGAGCCTCCCAAAAAGCATTCCCAGTCGGAGACTGGGAACGAGGTAATTAATTACGAATTACGAATTACGAACTACGAATTACGAATTACGAATTACCGCCATCCGCGTAATACTGCTCCTAATGTAGCGATTCCCTCAACAATCTTCTGAGTTGGCTGAAAGCTAAAAGCTAACCTGATAGCATCATCCCCCTGTCCATTGGTGTAGCAGCGAGTCCCTGGCAGAAAAGTGACGCCGTGTTCACTGGCAGCCATTAAGAGTGCTTTGGCGCTAATGTCTGACGGCAATTTACACCAAACGAAGAAGCCGCCATCAGGACGCTTTGCAACTACATCACTGGGAAACTCTTGAGCGATCGCTTCTAATAACAAATTGCACTTATGCTTGTAGCAGGCAATTAACTCTTGAATGTGATTATCTAGTTTGCCTGTGGCACAATAGCGGGCGACCACATGACTGACAAATGGCCCCACAGGCCCCTCACTTTTGAACATTGCTAGCCGCTCAATAATCGCTGGAGCGCCGCAAGCCCAGCCCAGACGGATACCAGGCGCAATAATTTTCGAGAAGGTACTTACATATAATACCCACCCCTCTTGGTCGAGGGTTGCCAGGGGGGGCACAGTTTCACCTTGGAAACGCAAATCGCTATAAGCATCGTCTTCCACCACCACCACGCCATATTCAGCCGCTAATGCTACCAGTTTTTGACGGCGAAATAACGGCATAGTAGTGCCTGTGGGATTGTGAAAGGTGGGGATGGTGTAAATAAACCGGGGCCGGATGCCCTGCTTCTTCAAGTCGCTCAAAGTTACTTCTAGGGCATCTACATCCATCCCCAACTCATCCACAGGAATGGTAATTATGCGTGCGCCAGCTTGGACAAATCTAGCAACTACTCCCAGGAAAGTTGGGCCTTCGACAATTACCACATCATCAGGTTCGATAAACACATCTGGTAGCAAGCCCAGAATCTGACCAGAACCATAGCCAATGATTAGGCGATCGCGATCGGTACTGATTCCTTTAGCCTGCAAGCGGAGGATAATTTGCTCGTATAGTTGAGCTGAAGGTGGGCCGTAATTGAGAGCAAGGGGGGCCTCTTCTGCCAGCACAGCAGCACTTGCAGTAGCCAAGTGAGCGTGAGGAAAAAGAATTGGGTCAGCTAGACCATAGGTAAAGCTGACAGTGGTGATTTTGCTTAACTCTGTACTATAGGTTGGTGGTGCGATGTTTCTAGCCCGTTCGGCGAACAAATCAGTAATTCGGTAAGCAGGGGTAGTGGCAGCCATAAGAAGTTTAAAATTGGAAGTCAGAATACAGACAAGAAGACAATTAGTGAAAAGTCAGATTGGAGGAAGCCTTCGATCTGTTAGCGCAGCGTCGGAACGAGCATCACTTTTCAAGAAAGTGGGGGTGTTAAACTTTCGTTAATCGCCCAGAATTCATGGTGGATTCTGGCTGCTGACGGATGTATTCTTCCTTATAACATGATGACTGATAGAACGGAATTACTGACAGTGAAATTAATTAACCTCAAGTGGCAGCAGCTAATTCTAAGCTTAGGCTGTCTACTACTGATTATTGCCTGTAAAAGTTTCTATCCCACTACTAACCCAGATCCTAAACTTCTCAAAATTGCCACAGATCCTACGTTTATCCCTTTTGAAATCCAAAGGGCTAGCGGGAACTTGGAAGGTTTTGATATTGATTTGATGAATGCGTTGGCGCAGCCCGCCGCAGGCATCGCTAAAGTAGCAGGTTTTGCAGTCAAGTTTGAAAGTCTGCCTTTTGATGGCATGATCTCAACTTTGCAAGTCATAAAGAGTCGATGCAGCAATTAGCGGAATCACAATTACCGCTGAACGCCTAAAAACAATTGCTTTTTCACGACCTTATTTTAAAGCCGGACTAGCGATGTCTACGACGGGCTACGCCTACGCTGTCCGCGAAGACAATGAAAATATTAAAGACTTCAATAGTCTCAAAGGTAAAAAAATCGCTGTCCAAATTGGTTCCACTGGGGCAGATTTTGCCAAAACCATCCCCAACGCCAAAATTAGTACTTTTAGTTCTGGGCCAGAATTTTTCCAAGACTTACTCAATGGCAATATTGATGCTGTCGTTAGTGATGCTTTCGCAACTTTGTATGCGATTAAAAATGGTAAACTCCAAGGCATCAGAGTTGTTGCCGACCTGCTCACTCAAGAATACTACGGGATTGCTACACCTAAAGACTCCCCCCATCTAGATGCAATTAACAAAGGTATAGCGACGAATGGCACTAAGAAAAGATACAGACCTTGTCCTGACTGATTCCCAACCTCCAGGCTGGGAACCCATTCTAGGAGGCTCCGCCTCCAGTAGCTTGACCAGAGGCAGAGCCTATGAGAATACATTCCCAGCCTGGAGGCTCTTAACGAGGCGACACAAGCCTTTGCGCTTTTCTTAGTGCCATTCGGTATAGCGACCTTGTTATCCAATGGCACTTACAAGCAAATTTATCTAAAATGGTTTAACGTTGACCCCCCGCAATTGCCAGATTCTTGGGAATAGGGAATAGGGGGAATGAGGAAGCAGGGGAAGCAGGGCAGGAATTCTAACTCCTCACTCCTAACTCCTAACTCCTAACTCCTAACTCCTAACTCTTAACTCCTCACTCCTCACTCCTAACTCCTAACTCCTAACTCTTAACTCCTCACTCCTCACTCCTAACTCCCCACTCCTCACTCCTAACTCCTAACTCCCCACTCCCCACTCCCCACTCCCCACTCCCCACTCCCCACTCCCCATTTATAAGCAATTGCCTGCCAATATATTAAATATTTACCTAATATGCGTCACAATTAATACTGCCACCAAAATTCATTGATAAACTACAATCTCTTATAGGTCTACTGTAGTCAGGGACAGCCAATTGTGGCACCTTGGATCTTAGTGGCTAGAAGCACCTTGGAGCAGGAATAAAGGAACTTCCACTATGCTGATTTGCCCTCAGTGTAAATTTGAAAACCCCAATAGCAATAAATTTTGTCAAAGCTGTGGCACATCCCTGACTCACAAGGTTTGTCCTGAATGCAGTACCGATGATGTACCTTTGAATGCACTAAGTTGTCATAACTGTGGCACAGAATGTGGA contains:
- a CDS encoding PIN/TRAM domain-containing protein, yielding MLDAIIIFSFILAASGIGFYSIELLPNGTLDQVTNLEALRLVVAVFAAIIGGAIGLSFQTTYRRLESQIKEMPLEVILTRAIGLVIGLLLANLMLAPLFLLPIPADFGFIKPLVAVVGSIILSVTGMNLADTHGRGLLRFINPNTVESMVVEGTLKPANTKVLDTSCIIDGRIEALLETGFLEGQILVPQFVLQELQQVADASKDQKRVRGRRGLEILNRIKEEYPDRIVINTIDYEDIPTVDAKLVRFAQEISGTLLTNDYNLSKVASVQKVPVLNVNDLVNAVRPSYLPGDNLDLKILKEGKEPSQGIGYLDDGTMVVVEEGSNYVGGELRVVVTSALQTTAGRMIFAKPQASALA
- a CDS encoding type II toxin-antitoxin system VapC family toxin, producing MGISYLIDTHILLWWLFDDPKLHTDCRDIIRNPDHRIIVSSASAWEIATKYRMGKLPEAKQLVEQYSQILHQAKFIELAITTAHALRAGSLAIAHRDPFDRMIMAQAELESLLVITYDKAFQTGLIQVIPDLK
- a CDS encoding vWA domain-containing protein translates to MKVKLLSALNDNNVDVAQTNSQRQLAITISALAQPAEGIAGESDQNLPLNLCLILDKSGSMHGQPIKTVIQAVEGLINRLKVGDRISVVAFSGSASVIIPNQAIEDPESIKSQIKSKLTASGGTAIADGLELGITELMKGTRGAVSQAFLLTDGHGESGLRILKWDIGRDDNKRCLQLAQKAAKLNLTINTFGFGNSWNQDLLEKIADVGGGTLAYIERPEQAVEQFSRLFGRIQSIGLTNAYLLLSLVPNVRLAELKPIAQVAPDTIELPVEPEADGSFAVRLGDLMQDVERVVLANIYLGQLPEGKQAIAHLQIRYDDPLVNEQGLLSSLMPVYADVVRAYQPTSNPQVQQSILALAKYRQTQLAEAKLQQGDRTGAATMLQTAAKTALQIGDKGAATVLQTSATRLQAGEELSEAELKKTRIVSKTVLQE
- a CDS encoding vWA domain-containing protein; its protein translation is MKVNLQPALNDGNLDANQLNSQRQLGISISAIAENLDRDVPLNLCLILDHSGSMSGRSLETVKKAANRLVDRLNPGDRLSVVVFDHRAKVLVPSQSVEDPEKIKQQINRLAADGGTAIDEGLRLGIEELAKGKKDTVSQAFLLTDGENEHGDNNRCLKFAQLAASYNLTLNTLGFGDNWNQDVLEKIADAGLGTLSYIQKPEQAAEEFNRLFSRIQTVGLTNAYLLFSLMPNVRLAELKPVAQVSPDTIELPLQQEADGRFAVRLGDLMKDAERVILANIYLGQLPTGEQAIANVQVRYDDPAANKVGLVTPNIPVYAHVLKNYQADPNPQVQHSILALAKYRQTQLAETKLQQGDRSGAATMLQTAAKTALQMGDTGAATVLQTSATQLQSGGDLSESDRKKTRIVSKTVLQDTPPQ
- a CDS encoding ATP-dependent Clp protease proteolytic subunit, giving the protein MDISPIKAVQAPYYGDNFYRTPPPDLPSLLLKERIVYIGMPLVPAVTELIVAELLFLQSDDPEKPIKIYINSTGTSGYSGEPIGFETEAFAIFDTMKYIKPPIHTICVGSAMGMAAMLLSAGTKGCRASLPHSSIILHQPKSYAQGQATDIQIRAREVLVNKGALVDILHRTTGQPPEKITKDMDRLLYLTPYEAKEYGLIDRVFEKEELANPPLPASVL
- a CDS encoding ATP-dependent Clp protease proteolytic subunit, with protein sequence MPIGVPKVPYRMPGGQYTDWISIYDRLYRERIIFLGRDIDDEIANQIIAVMLYLDSDDPGKDIYIYINSPGGMVTSGMAIFDTMQHIKSDVVTICVGLAASMGSFLLAAGTKGKRLALPHSRIMIHQPSGGTRGQASDIEIEAREILRIRHQLNGIYADKTGQTIEKIEKDMDRDFFMSAEEAKQYGLIDRVIEDRTSIVTGE
- a CDS encoding J domain-containing protein, with translation MDLGDCYRLLGLRSGASFADIKASYRRLAQQYHPDINPDDNKAKDKFIALTEAYKLLLTVVLPEESVAHSTQVSTSGGRDDAKATHRQKTPTTTVTSQEPGKPKPPNVLEIEERLKWKTYDQLQRFLQERRFPQAIALAEALADRLSTDAEVRQWLAIAYQIWGRALISQNQLLKARIYLKKALKTDPHNKSLWYEVQRDFQRLEQIF
- a CDS encoding PLP-dependent aminotransferase family protein, which encodes MAATTPAYRITDLFAERARNIAPPTYSTELSKITTVSFTYGLADPILFPHAHLATASAAVLAEEAPLALNYGPPSAQLYEQIILRLQAKGISTDRDRLIIGYGSGQILGLLPDVFIEPDDVVIVEGPTFLGVVARFVQAGARIITIPVDELGMDVDALEVTLSDLKKQGIRPRFIYTIPTFHNPTGTTMPLFRRQKLVALAAEYGVVVVEDDAYSDLRFQGETVPPLATLDQEGWVLYVSTFSKIIAPGIRLGWACGAPAIIERLAMFKSEGPVGPFVSHVVARYCATGKLDNHIQELIACYKHKCNLLLEAIAQEFPSDVVAKRPDGGFFVWCKLPSDISAKALLMAASEHGVTFLPGTRCYTNGQGDDAIRLAFSFQPTQKIVEGIATLGAVLRGWR
- a CDS encoding transporter substrate-binding domain-containing protein; amino-acid sequence: MMTDRTELLTVKLINLKWQQLILSLGCLLLIIACKSFYPTTNPDPKLLKIATDPTFIPFEIQRASGNLEGFDIDLMNALAQPAAGIAKVAGFAVKFESLPFDGMISTLQVIKSRCSN
- a CDS encoding transporter substrate-binding domain-containing protein, producing MAFSRPYFKAGLAMSTTGYAYAVREDNENIKDFNSLKGKKIAVQIGSTGADFAKTIPNAKISTFSSGPEFFQDLLNGNIDAVVSDAFATLYAIKNGKLQGIRVVADLLTQEYYGIATPKDSPHLDAINKGIATNGTKKRYRPCPD